Proteins found in one Sphaeramia orbicularis chromosome 8, fSphaOr1.1, whole genome shotgun sequence genomic segment:
- the wnt9b gene encoding protein Wnt-9b produces MRSRLPRTACLLRLIALCILLSHTAAYFGLTGREPLVFLPGPFSNEPPNGKAHLKQCEQMTLTRRQKRLCRREPGLAETLRESVRLSLLECRYQFRNERWNCSLDGRGSLLKRAFKETAFLLAVSSAALTHALAKACSSGRMERCTCDDSPGIQHREAWQWGVCGDNLKYSTKFLKKFLGQKRVSKDLRAQVDAHNINVGIRAVKSGLKTTCKCHGVSGSCAVRTCWKQLSPFHDTGRLLKYRYDTAVRVLSVTNAATGESELAGPRRHGQSLRTTDLVYLEDSPSFCRPSRYSAGTGGRSCAKDTSCQNLCCGRGYNTAMRLTSLSCHCQVRWCCHVECQTCVREEEVYTCKNA; encoded by the exons ATGCGCTCCAGGCTCCCACGGACCGCCTGCTTATTGCGACTCATTGCGCTCTGCATCCTTCTTTCGCACACTGCAGCTTATTTTGG GCTGACAGGTCGGGAACCCTTGGTGTTTTTACCAGGCCCTTTTTCCAATGAGCCTCCAAACGGTAAGGCCCACCTGAAGCAGTGCGAGCAAATGACTCTGACCAGGCGGCAGAAGAGACTTTGTCGCAGGGAGCCTGGTTTAGCCGAGACGCTGCGGGAATCTGTGCGCCTCAGCCTCTTGGAGTGTCGGTACCAGTTCAGGAATGAGCGCTGGAACTGCAGTCTGGATGGCAGAGGGAGCCTACTGAAAAGAG CGTTCAAGGAGACCGCATTTCTGCTAGCAGTATCTTCTGCAGCGCTGACCCATGCACTTGCCAAAGCTTGCAGCTCAGGCCGAATGGAGAGGTGCACTTGCGACGATTCCCCCGGCATCCAGCACCGAGAAGCCTGGCAGTGGGGGGTTTGCGGTGACAACCTGAAATATAGCACCAAGTTTCTCAAAAAGTTCCTCGGCCAGAAGAGAGTGAGCAAGGACCTGAGGGCTCAGGTTGACGCCCACAACATTAACGTTGGAATTCGG GCAGTGAAGAGTGGGCTGAAAACCACCTGCAAGTGTCACGGTGTCTCTGGTTCATGTGCGGTACGGACTTGCTGGAAGCAGTTGTCGCCCTTCCACGACACCGGACGGCTGCTTAAATACAGATATGACACGGCAGTGCGAGTCCTGAGCGTCACCAACGCGGCCACAGGGGAGTCTGAGCTGGCCGGGCCTCGACGCCACGGCCAAAGCCTCCGCACTACTGACCTGGTCTACCTGGAAGACTCCCCCAGCTTCTGCAGGCCTTCCCGCTACTCTGCAGGCACCGGCGGCCGCTCCTGCGCTAAAGATACCAGCTGTCAAAACCTGTGCTGTGGACGCGGTTACAACACGGCCATGCGTCTCACCAGCCTCTCCTGCCACTGCCAGGTCCGCTGGTGTTGCCATGTGGAGTGTCAGACGTGTGTCAGGGAGGAGGAAGTATACACCTGCAAAAACGCATAA